The following coding sequences are from one Ctenopharyngodon idella isolate HZGC_01 chromosome 17, HZGC01, whole genome shotgun sequence window:
- the crls1 gene encoding cardiolipin synthase (CMP-forming), translated as MFLAACSKSWFSCAKGHIHRLSASTAATCHSGCNYRRPANVQLKNTKAEVRWLQRLKTRCWTNSHLACDSYGPQVDLYREVSQRADPPTSVICRSKLQKLHHRLHLPVSSSSFSAAVSLYGSNGFCTDASRKPVLEEKCSKQDSREKEEVQGQGASSPPANEGHFQFKELYENPWTIPNYLCIARIVLSPLLGYLIIEQHFHASLGLFVLAGATDLLDGYIARNWPNQKSALGSALDPLADKILISVLYVSLTYAQLIPAPLTALIISRDVALIAAVFYVRYKTVPPPVTLSKFFNPCYTTARLKPTLISKINTAVQLFLVAASLAAPVFHYTDSVFLQSLWYITALTTTVSAYSYYHYGKKTVEVLNKTQ; from the exons ATGTTTTTGGCAGCTTGTTCAAAGAGCTGGTTCAGCTGTGCTAAAGGACACATACACAGACTGAGCGCCAGCACTGCTGCCACCTGCCACTCCGGCTGCAACTACAGAAGACCTGCGAACGTACAGCTGAAAAACACTAAAGCAGAAGTCAGATGGCTCCAGAGGCTGAAAACCAGATGCTGGACCAACTCACATCTGGCCTGTGACTCCTATGGACCACAAGTGGACCTTTATAGAGAAGTCAGTCAGAGAGCAGACCCTCCCACCTCAGTTATATGTAGATCTAAACTACAGAAGCTTCACCACAGGCTTCATCTGCCAGTGTCGAGCAGTAGTTTTAGTGCTGCTGTCAGTCTGTATGGTTCAAATGGGTTTTGTACTGATGCATCTAGAAAGCCAGTTTTGGAAGAGAAATGTTCTAAACAGGATTCAAGGGAAAAGGAGGAAGTTCAAGGACAAGGAGCCTCTTCCCCTCCAGCTAATGAGGGACACTTCCAGTTTAAAGAACTG TATGAGAATCCATGGACGATCCCTAATTACCTCTGTATAGCCCGGATCGTTCTGTCTCCTCTCCTGGGATACTTAATCATTGAGCAGCACTTCCACGCCTCTCTGGGGCTTTTTGTACTGGCCGGAGCAACAGACTTG TTGGACGGCTACATCGCTCGTAACTGGCCCAATCAGAAGTCGGCTCTGGGCAGTGCTCTGGATCCATTGGCTGATAAGATTCTCATCAGCGTTCTTTACGTCAGTCTGACATATGCACAACTCATCCCAG CTCCACTGACAGCACTGATCATATCCAGAGATGTAGCACTGATCGCTGCGGTTTTCTATGTGCGCTACAAAACTGTTCCTCCTCCA GTAACACTCAGTAAATTCTTCAACCCCTGTTACACCACTGCCCGGCTCAAACCAACACTCATCAGCAAG ATCAACACGGCAGTGCAGTTGTTTCTGGTGGCGGCGTCTCTGGCGGCGCCGGTGTTTCACTACACAGACAGTGTTTTTCTGCAGTCACTGTG GTACATTACCGCACTGACGACCACAGTATCTGCTTACAGCTACTATCATTACGGTAAAAAGACCGTTGAGGTTCTGAACAAAACACAGTAG